A single window of Oreochromis aureus strain Israel breed Guangdong linkage group 7, ZZ_aureus, whole genome shotgun sequence DNA harbors:
- the gadd45gb.1 gene encoding growth arrest and DNA-damage-inducible, gamma b, tandem duplicate 1: MTFEEVLIQKPAERAQCAGTALEEVLVTAKDNDSLTVGVYECAKVMNLDPDSVSFCVLAMDEEFECDIALQIHFTLIQSFCFDNDISIVRVSDMQRLVEIVGDKAEQFEDAHCVLITNPADGSWEDPALEKLHLFCEESRRLNDWVPEISLPER, from the exons ATGACTTTTGAGGAGGTCCTGATCCAGAAACCCGCCGAGCGTGCTCAGTGCGCCGGCACTGCCCTCGAGGAGGTCCTGGTGACCGCCAAAGACAATGACTCCCTCACCGTTGGTGTCTATGAGTGCGCAAAAGTTATGAACCT AGACCCGGACAGTGTGTCTTTCTGCGTCCTGGCCATGGATGAGGAGTTTGAGTGTGACATCGCCCTCCAGATTCACTTCACCCTCATCCAGTCCTTCTGCTTCGACAACGACATCAGCATCGTCAGAGTGAGCGACATGCAGCGTCTGGTGGAGATTGTTGGGGACAAGGCGGAGCAGTTTGAAGATGCGCACTGCGTCCTCATCACG AACCCGGCTGACGGGTCTTGGGAGGACCCTGCTCTGGAGAAGCTGCACCTGTTCTGTGAGGAGAGCCGGCGTCTGAACGACTGGGTTCCTGAGATCAGCCTCCCCGAGCGCTGA
- the LOC116324900 gene encoding growth arrest and DNA damage-inducible protein GADD45 gamma-like — translation MQSPGKSLKEALLCAQSEERLTVGVYESAKIMTEDPDSVSFCVLAMDEEFECDIALQIHFTLIQSFCFDNDISIVRVSDMQRMVEIVGDKAEQFEDAHCVLITNPADGSWEDPALEKLHLFCEESRRLNDWVPEISLPER, via the exons ATGCAGTCTCCTGGAAAATCTCTGAAGGAAGCTCTGCTGTGTGCTCAAAGCGAGGAGCGACTCACTGTTGGAGTCTATGAGAGTGCCAAAATTATGACTGA AGACCCGGACAGTGTGTCTTTCTGCGTCCTGGCCATGGATGAGGAGTTTGAGTGTGACATCGCCCTCCAGATCCACTTCACCCTCATCCAGTCCTTCTGCTTCGACAACGACATCAGCATCGTCAGAGTGAGCGACATGCAGCGTATGGTGGAGATTGTTGGGGACAAGGCGGAGCAGTTTGAAGATGCGCACTGCGTCCTCATCACG AACCCGGCTGACGGGTCTTGGGAGGACCCTGCTCTGGAGAAGCTGCACCTGTTCTGTGAGGAGAGCCGGCGTCTGAACGACTGGGTTCCTGAGATCAGCCTCCCCGAGCGCTGA